One stretch of Bacillota bacterium DNA includes these proteins:
- a CDS encoding 2-C-methyl-D-erythritol 4-phosphate cytidylyltransferase, which produces MTITKAIIPAAGIGTRMSPATSAIPKELFTILNRPVIDYIVEEAVEAGIREFIIIINEEKECIKKYFLESDKWNKNIVFSFLYQKVPLGLGHAIYHAKKMINKNEFFLIMLPDNLILTDDSSNIIKDLLKLHDEIGCSIININKVCPDEIHLRAALETKIAKSDNVFEIKNIIDKPTKETTPSLFTIAGRYILNDSIFSFIQDTGRDDKNEIQLTSALQLYLKYHKLIGFVFNGNRYDTGNLLGYAKAFTALCLRQDEINNEYCKWIETLLPKEKTK; this is translated from the coding sequence ATGACAATTACCAAAGCAATAATACCAGCAGCTGGAATAGGAACGAGAATGTCGCCAGCAACATCTGCAATTCCTAAAGAACTATTTACAATTTTGAATAGACCTGTTATTGATTACATTGTAGAAGAAGCAGTTGAAGCTGGTATCCGAGAATTTATAATAATAATAAATGAAGAAAAGGAGTGTATTAAAAAATACTTTTTAGAAAGCGATAAATGGAATAAGAATATTGTCTTTTCATTTTTATATCAAAAAGTACCTCTTGGTTTAGGTCATGCAATCTATCATGCTAAAAAAATGATAAATAAAAATGAATTTTTTCTAATTATGCTACCTGATAATTTAATTCTAACTGATGACTCTTCAAATATTATAAAAGATTTACTTAAGCTACACGATGAAATAGGGTGTTCAATAATCAATATAAATAAAGTTTGTCCAGATGAAATTCATTTAAGAGCAGCACTTGAAACCAAAATAGCTAAAAGCGATAATGTTTTTGAAATAAAGAATATAATTGACAAGCCAACAAAAGAAACTACCCCTTCTTTATTTACTATTGCAGGTAGATACATTCTAAACGATTCAATTTTCAGCTTTATTCAGGATACTGGCAGAGATGATAAAAATGAAATCCAATTAACATCAGCTCTACAACTTTATCTTAAATATCATAAATTAATTGGTTTTGTCTTTAACGGCAATCGATATGACACCGGGAATTTACTAGGCTATGCAAAAGCTTTTACTGCATTATGCTTAAGGCAAGACGAAATAAACAATGAATATTGCAAATGGATAGAAACGTTATTGCCGAAAGAAAAGACAAAATAA
- a CDS encoding alpha/beta hydrolase, producing the protein MNNIKKTISFFSGNGTELIGKYFFPNDQEKKFPVVVVLTGDGKKGSESSTWANIPSMLSERGIATFIFDFEGLGLSKGYRNNLCLSVGLDNIEKAMKQVYSETKIDTSRIGLFGSSFGGNIAVLYAAKDKNIKVIGLKSPVSFYPDSFIAEFGELEITEWKKKNYAEVIGFNYNFYIDSMKYNTYAAAMQISCPCKIIHGNRDTVVPVTQSMHLNAALNTITESSLKILDGVGHQYSEEGAWEVMASLITDWFYEKLK; encoded by the coding sequence ATGAACAATATTAAAAAAACAATCAGCTTTTTCTCTGGGAATGGAACAGAATTAATTGGTAAATATTTCTTTCCAAATGACCAAGAAAAGAAATTTCCTGTTGTTGTTGTCTTAACAGGGGATGGAAAAAAAGGAAGTGAAAGTTCAACTTGGGCAAACATTCCTTCTATGCTTTCAGAACGAGGAATAGCAACGTTCATATTTGACTTTGAGGGTTTAGGTTTAAGCAAAGGGTACAGAAATAATCTTTGCTTATCTGTTGGGCTTGATAATATTGAAAAAGCTATGAAACAAGTGTATTCTGAAACAAAAATTGATACCTCACGAATTGGTTTATTTGGTTCAAGTTTCGGGGGAAATATTGCTGTTCTTTATGCAGCTAAAGATAAAAATATCAAAGTAATAGGATTAAAATCGCCAGTGAGTTTTTATCCTGATTCATTTATTGCAGAGTTTGGAGAATTAGAGATAACGGAATGGAAGAAAAAGAATTATGCTGAAGTAATTGGCTTCAACTATAATTTCTACATAGATTCGATGAAGTACAACACATACGCTGCTGCAATGCAAATATCATGTCCTTGTAAAATCATTCACGGAAACCGAGATACCGTTGTTCCAGTAACGCAAAGTATGCATTTAAATGCAGCATTGAATACCATAACTGAATCATCTTTAAAAATACTTGATGGTGTTGGTCACCAGTATTCTGAGGAGGGTGCATGGGAAGTAATGGCATCATTAATTACTGATTGGTTCTATGAAAAACTTAAATAA
- a CDS encoding NUDIX hydrolase, with protein MNITNSKLNKINSSMENTFKQIIINKTPRFEVIQDTINCDNNTQDFYYIRKPNAVSVIVVANGLIGLLKIKRHLVPTISYEIIGGRIEKNENSLLAAKRELLEEVGILAEDITLISETYPLPSVTTEKVYIYVAKVKNIESIKIESHEGIIEFQFYTKNQVLELIRDLNVNCSIDAYALLFYFTFISDEGEKHL; from the coding sequence ATGAATATTACAAACTCAAAGTTGAATAAAATCAATTCTTCAATGGAAAATACTTTTAAACAAATTATCATAAATAAAACTCCGAGATTTGAAGTAATTCAGGATACAATCAACTGTGATAATAATACTCAAGATTTTTATTATATAAGAAAACCAAATGCAGTTTCAGTTATTGTTGTGGCAAACGGGTTAATCGGTCTTTTAAAAATCAAAAGACACTTAGTACCAACAATATCCTATGAAATAATCGGTGGGCGGATTGAAAAAAATGAAAATTCTTTACTAGCTGCAAAAAGAGAATTATTAGAGGAGGTTGGAATTCTTGCAGAAGATATTACTTTAATAAGTGAGACATATCCATTACCCAGTGTCACAACTGAAAAGGTGTATATTTATGTTGCTAAAGTTAAAAACATTGAATCAATAAAGATTGAATCTCATGAAGGAATAATAGAGTTTCAATTTTACACTAAAAATCAGGTTTTAGAACTAATTAGAGATTTGAATGTCAATTGTTCAATTGATGCCTATGCTTTACTTTTCTATTTTACATTCATTTCAGATGAGGGGGAAAAACATTTATGA